The sequence ATAGAAGCTGGTCGAGCCGACATGGCCGAACGCACCGCACATCTTGCCGTCAAGCGACCCACCCATGGACTGGGCGGCGTCCTCGATCACCAACAGCCCTTCGCGGTTGGCGATCGCCATGATCGCATCGTAATCGGCGGCGAGACCGAACAGGTCGACCGGGATGATCGCCTTCGGCTTCAGCCGGCCTTCCTTCTTGATCATGGCGATGGCCGCCTCGAGGCTGGCGATGTCGACGTTGTAGGTCACCGGATCGACATCGACGAAGACAGGTTCCGCCTTGGCCAGCGCCACCACTTCTGCGGTGGCGGCGAAAGTGAAGCTCGGCACGAACACCGCGTCGCCCGGGCCGATCCCGGCGGCAAACAGCGGCAGCAGCAGCGCATCGGTGCCGTTGGCGCAGGCCACCACATGTTTGGTGCCGACATAGGCCGCAAGCTTGTTTTCGAATTCGGCGACCTGCGGTCCCAGGATATAGCGGCCTTCGTCGACGACACGGTCGATCGCGGCCTTCAGTCGGTCGCGGATGCGTTCGCGCTGTGCGCCAAGATCGATGAACTGCATGTCAGCCTCAAAAACGATTTTTAACCGGGCGGTTTAGCCAAATAACGGCCCGCTGGTACCAGAGTTGTGCTTGCCGAGAAAGCCGGACAGCCAGAGCCGCCAATTGCCCAGGTGTCGCAGCCTGTTACCTCGGATTTCCGGCGCATCTTCACAAGATGCCGGAAATCCGGGCTTCGTCGGGCGCGTTTGCCCCCTTCTAGTCCCGCCGGGCAGCCCGGCGAAACATAAAGTGATCGGCTGGCTCAACTTAAATTGAGCGTTACTCAGGCGATTTCATGCCGCCACGGCGGATTGGCGCCCGCGCGCGACACGGTCACCGCCGCTGCCTTGGCACCAAGCGCCAATGCCTTGCGAATGGCGTCTTGCGGAAGGCCGCCGATGGCCGCCTTCGTCAACAGGCCCTGTTCATGCAGCGAGGCGAGGATGCCGGCGTTGAATGTATCGCCTGCGCCGACCGTGTCGACCACCTCGACCTTTTCCGGCATCACGGTGACGGTGTGGTCCTTGGTGTAGCCGACGGCGCCTTCGCTGCCATGGGTGACCACGATCAGCTTGGGGCCGCGGTCGAGCCAGTTGCGGATGACATCCTCATGCGAGCCGGCTTCGCCGAACCAATGGAGGTCTTCGTCCGACAGTTTCACGATGTCGGCCATCGCCATCATCTCGCGGATGCGCCTGAGGTGCTTGGCCTTGTCCGGGATGAAGTTCGGCCTGATGTTGGGGTCGAGCATCATGACGCGGCTTGCGTGCTCACGCCGCATGAACTCTTCATAGGCGCCGCCGGCCGGCTCCGAGATCAGGCTGATGGCGCCGAACAGCATGGCCTCGATCTCATTGCCGAGCGACGGCAGGTCGTCGATGGTCAGCATGCGTCCCGCGGTATTCTCGTCGTAGAAGGTGTAGGTCGCCTGGCCGTTGGTGAGCCGTACGAAGGCGAGCGTGGTCGGCCTGGGCGAGGTGTGCGCATAGGTGGAGCTGACCTTGCTCGCTCCGAGCGCGTCCCTGAACTGGCCGCCGAAGAGATCCGACGACAGGCCCGAAAAGAAGCCGGCCGGCGCGCCCAATCGGCCCAGCGCGATCGCCGTGTTGAACACCGCGCCGCCGACATAGGGGGCAAAGGCCGGCTCACCCTGCGTCGTGATGCGCGGCAGCATGTCGATCAGGGCTTCGCCGCAGCAGAGGATCATGGCGTCTTGGTCTCCGGCGGATAGATCACGCCCTTGCGGATGATGATGTTGGCGTAAAGCCTGGGCTCGCTTGTCGCGACGATGGCATGCGCCGATTTGACCCGTGCATAGAAGTCGGCGCCGGCCAGTGCAACCACCTTGCGGCCCGGTGCGCGCCTGGCGCAGATCGCCTCGATCTCGTGATGGACTGGATCGGCAATCGAGGGATTGCCTTTGACCGAGGCACGAAACAGGGCTTCTGGAACGGCGTCGTCGACCGGCAGCACGCTCAGGATCGCATCGAGCACCGGAATGAGATGATGGCCATCGGCCCG comes from Mesorhizobium japonicum MAFF 303099 and encodes:
- a CDS encoding carbohydrate kinase family protein, yielding MILCCGEALIDMLPRITTQGEPAFAPYVGGAVFNTAIALGRLGAPAGFFSGLSSDLFGGQFRDALGASKVSSTYAHTSPRPTTLAFVRLTNGQATYTFYDENTAGRMLTIDDLPSLGNEIEAMLFGAISLISEPAGGAYEEFMRREHASRVMMLDPNIRPNFIPDKAKHLRRIREMMAMADIVKLSDEDLHWFGEAGSHEDVIRNWLDRGPKLIVVTHGSEGAVGYTKDHTVTVMPEKVEVVDTVGAGDTFNAGILASLHEQGLLTKAAIGGLPQDAIRKALALGAKAAAVTVSRAGANPPWRHEIA
- a CDS encoding RbsD/FucU family protein, yielding MLIGIPALLGPDLLATLRAMGHGDEIALVDGNYPAEEQAKRLIRADGHHLIPVLDAILSVLPVDDAVPEALFRASVKGNPSIADPVHHEIEAICARRAPGRKVVALAGADFYARVKSAHAIVATSEPRLYANIIIRKGVIYPPETKTP